The Caldicoprobacter guelmensis genomic interval TGGGTTTTGAAACTATAGAGCAAGAAGGTTTACAAAGTGCATCTAAGTTTGGCGCCCCATACAGTAGAAGCGATGACATGTCAGAGCATCATCCAAATTTTTTCTGTTTTGCTGCTTTTCCCAATAATGAAGGTGACAACGTAGAGCTCTTAAGCCTGGCTGCTGAGCTTTATTCTCAAAAATCTCGTTTGAAAATAAGCAAAGACAGCCTGCGTATACTTAACAGCCCGTGTATAGACCATGAATTGAGAATAGCGGCAGGCTTTATAAAGAAGATGATACAGGAGTCAAAGATAAGGCCTGACAAAATAGCAGTTGTTGTAGCTGATATAAAAGCATATTTAGACAAGGCGGTGCGGGTATTTGAAGAGTATGGTATACCGCTTAATGTCAAATACGGGGGCAAAATGAACGGCATGTCCCTTGTAAAGGACATCATAGCATTGCTCAAATATGTGCTTTATCAGGAAGAACGGGATGACTGCTTCAGCAGTATGGTTACATCAATGTACCTCCTTCCTGAAGGGGTGCTGAACTTTGAAGGATTTAGCAATGCCAGGCTGATCGAGATGGCCGAAGATGCGCTTCAGGCTAATCACCATGACCCTTTTTCAGCTTTTTTGGCTGTTTATTTTGACACCACGCAAGATGAATACGCAAAGTCATGCATGAAGGATTATATTGATAATGCCGTAAGCATGGTGGATAAGCTTGAGAAATACGCGCAGCGGTTCGAGTTTGGCATTGAGGACGTTGGCGAATTTTTTGCGAATTTAAAGGGCTATTTGGGTTCTCTAAAACTTGCTGGCAGGATATCGCTATTACATCAAAAAGGCATCATAGGCACTGATATGTGGTTTGGCAATATGAAGGCTTTGACGACGGTCATGGACGTCCTCCAGCGCTTGGAGGAGCTGTATGGCCGTTATGCTTCGCTTAAAGAGGTACGGTATTCAGGATGCGATGTCATACAGCACATTGTTGAGAGCCTGTACTCTTTTGATATAGACGATGCTGGAAGTTCATCAGGAGGCGTCAAACTAATTCCTCCCGACCTCATAAGAGGGCAGAGATATTATGCCGTTTTTGTATTGGGCCTCAATGAGGGGGTGTTCCCCGCTGTATATAATGCTGTTCAAATATTTGACAGCTATGAAGCAAACCGGCTTTTCGAGCTGGGAATAAATCTCATGCCTGCCTCATGGGAACTTGAGCGTGAAAAGATAAGGTTCAATGCGTGCATTGCCGCAGCTAGGAACAAGCTGTATCTATCTTACCGTACGCTGGATGAAGACGGCAGCGTGATGAACCCGTCACCCTTTATAGACGAGGTGTTGTCCGTAATAGAGGACCGGAGCAGGGAGCATATTGTGGAAAGCCAGGTAACCATGCGCGACAGGATGGCCTTTAACAGGCAGCCCTTCAGCCTTAGGGAGGCTGTCAAAGCCATAGGCACTATGCTGAGAAACAATGGGGATACGGCTGAGGATTTGAAGACAAGTATATGCATTCCCGAGATTTTGGATCACCTCAAGTATCCGGCATATGCCTCCTGCGTGGAATTCTCAAGGGAGTTTGCTCCGGCATTTGACGCATATGACGGGAAGCTGAATACACCCCCTGAACTTCAGCAGAATATGACGTACATAATTTCGGTTTCACGCATAAATGATTACGCCAGGTGTCCGTTTAAGTATTTTGCCAATGTCATGTTTGACGTCGATGCTGAAGACCAGGATTTAAGGAGCAAGATGGACATAAGCAGCTTTTACCATGCGGTGCTTAAGGCCTACTACCAAGGAGATTGTGACCCCTTAAATCCCGATGCTGACAGGTTTAATTCGATATTCGAAGAAAAATTGCAAAATATCAGTTTAAGCCATATACCGTCGTCGCTTAAGGGATATGCCGTTGAAGAGCTCAGAAATACGCTGTTTAAGTTTATCTGCCATGATGCTCAAAACATGCGCAGGTATTATGATGCCACAGGTTGTGAGTTGAAACCGGCATTGCTGGAATACCCCTTTAGGGTGGGCATAAATACCGAAAGAGGCAGTGTTGTAATATCAGGCATAGTTGACAGGGTGGATGTGGAGATCGATAGGCGAGGCAATTTTACCGGCAGATATATAATATATGACTATAAGAAGAGGAGGATCAGTGGACTGAAGGAGTGTATCGAAGGCAGCGATTTCCAATTACCCCTTTATTATATAGGCGTCCGTGATGTTATAAGGAGAGCAAGCGGTATGGACGACCTGCAGTGCATGGCCCTTCTCTACTATAGCATTGAAAAATTGAAATGGGACGGCATTATTTCAAAGGACGTAAGGAGTGCGCTTTTCGAGGGCAGAAAAGGTCCCAGAAATGTGCCTACATATCCAAACATGGAGGTAATACTTTCCTGGAATCTCAGAGAGGCGTTGAGGATGGTGGAGAAAATGCGCAAGGGGCATTTCATGCCGCCGGCTGTATGCCCCAATGAGGCATTTGGATGTGCATACAGAAGCGTGTGCAGGCACAATGAGGTGAGGTTGTCCAGGAAGGTGGGTGTAATGAATGATTGATAGCGTGGCTTATATACGCGAGAGATATGGATTGAACGAGGAGCAGGCAAGAGCGCTTGATACCAGCACCAGCATGGCGGTCAAGGCAGGAGCAGGTTCGGGCAAGACCAGGGTCCTTACGCAGCGGTTTATGAGGCTTTTGCTTGAAAACCCCGATATGGACCTTGAAAGCATCGTTGCCATAACTTTCACCAGGAAAGCGGCGGCTGAGATGAAGGACAGGATTCGACGGGAGCTTTCAAAAAGGATTGCCGAAAGCAGGGACATGGATGAGAAGAAAAGGCTTTCTGACCTCAGGATGCGCATAAGCGCTGCCAATATAGATACCATCCATGGGTTTTGTGCAAGGCTACTACGGGAGAATTTTGCCTTGTTGGGGCTCGACCCGCAGTTTAAGGTTATGGACGAGGTTGAGGCTGAACTGGCGCTCTTAAAATTAGCCGATGACGTCATTCTCGAGTTTTTGGACCAGCATCAAAACAGCCAAAAAGTAAAGCTCATTGTCCAAATGCTTTCAGTTTCGTTTTTTACTGAGAAGCTCAAAAAGGGCGTTATTTCGGCCTTCAAGGTCTTAAGGGGCAAGGGATGGGAGCCCAGCGAAGATGTGGATGGGCGGCACGACCATCATGAAATGCAAGGCAGCGATATAACATCTGTACTTGAAGAGGTGGGGATGGAGGTCATAACAGCCCTTTATAGAGAATACAGCCGCTACAAGGACAGGGAAAATGTGCTGGACTTCAATGACCTTGAAATACTCACCCTTAAGCTGCTTCAAAACCCCCATGTGCGGGATTATTGTTTTGAGAGATTTGCTGTCATCATGGTGGATGAGTTCCAGGACTTAAACCCAGTTCAAAAACGGATACTGGACCTACTCGTTAAGAAGGACGGGCGTATACCTCCTGGACGGCTTTTCATTGTGGGCGATGTAAAGCAGTCTATATACGGCTTTAGGGGGTCGGACTATACCATATTCAACGATGCCTGCAGGGAAATAACTGAGAGCGGAGGGGTGGAGGTATCCCTCAAGACGTGCCACCGAAGCAGCAAGACCATAATTGGTTTTGTTAACAAGGTATTCAGCAATATACTTGAGTATTATGAGGATATTAACCCCTGGGATAAAAGCCAAAACGCGGAGTATAAGGTTGAGGTTATAACATGGGACTACAAGGCGCTAAAGGAAGCCGATTTAAAGGACAGGTGGGAAGCTGCTAAAAAGTTGCTGGGGGAAGAAGGAAGCAGTCAAAAACTCGAAAGCATATTGGAAGAGGGCTATAGTACCATGCTTTTAACCAGCCGCAAGGATTACAAGGCTGAGGTTGTGGGGAAAGCCGTCAAAAGGCTGGTTTCCATGGGCTTCAAATACGGCGATATAGCAGTGCTTTTACGGAGCAGGACCTCTCTTGTTCAAATTGAACGGGCATTGACGGCTTTTGGCATATCATACTGCATACTGGGTGGTATAGGATTTTGGGAGGCTGTTGAGGTAATTGATATACTGGCTCTGTACCGCTTGGTTTTTTATCCAGGGGACAGGCTGGCTCTTTTTTCGGTACTGCGTTCTCCCATCTTTGGTTTTTCCGATGACCTGCTGGTGCAGCTTGCCCAGTTTATCAGGAATTACAGCGGTTCGAAGCAGGATTTGTGCGGCATATTTGCGGAATTTGTGAATGAGGTAAAAAGTCAAGACCTGTGGATTGTCAAGAGGGCCGCTGATGTTTTTAAAGAGATTTCACAGCGGGGAAGCTTGCTGAACACTGCCAAGCTTTTGGAGCAGCTTATACACATTACCGGATATGACCATATTTTGGCTGCTTTGCCTTATGGAGAGAGAAAGCTGCGCAACATCGAAAAGCTTATACAGATAGCTTATGAGTTTGAAGACAAAGGGGTGTACAGTGCAAGGCGCTTTCTCGACTACGTAGAGGCATTGAGAAACAGTGCGGTGCGGGAGCAGGAAGCCGTCCTGGACAGCGAGGACAGTGATGCGGTTAAAATCCTCACCATCCACGCATCCAAAGGGCTGGAGTTTAGGGCAGTGCTTTTGCCCGATATGAACTCTGAAGTGGATTTTCAGACCAGAAGGGATAAGCCTTTATATCTGGTGGACGAAGGCTATAACCTGGTGGCCATAGGAGTAGATGAGGAAGGCGATTACAGCGAAAAGGCCAACCCTGAGTACCAAAGGCTATTCGAGCAAAAGCTTAAATGTGAGATTGAGGAATCCAAGCGTCTGTTTTATGTGGCAGCAACGCGCGCACGGGAGTACCTGGGGCTTATCGCCCAAAAGGATGCGATGGGTTACACCGGCAGCCCCGAAAAGCTCAACACATTCATGAAACAGCTTGCATGGAGCCTGCAAAAATGCGGGGAGCTCTATGAGATGGTCCAAGTCGATGCAAATGAGCTGGGAGAGCATGACGATGTACAGGGTGAATTATATAAAAGGGTTATGAATTCCATGAGAGGTATAATAACTGCAGGAGAGGTAAAGGGTGTAAATGTTGATGATCGGTATATACTGGCACTAAGCGATCATGAGTCACACATAAGCGGCGTTGTCAGCATATCCTCGTGGATGAAATACAGGAACTGCCCTCGCAGGTTTTACATAGAGGAGATTGCCGGCATCAAAAAGCTAAACGGCCTTGCCGTTACCACATCATACTATGAGGAATACGACGAAAGGCCATCTGACTACAATTTTGCTGATTTAGGGATAATGATACATAGGTTTCTAAAAGAGATAGACATAATTAATTTTAGTCAAAGCAGCTTTTTATCTGATGGGGTTTTTGTGGGAATAGATAGTGCCACCAGGGCTCAGTGTTTGAAGTATATTGAAGGGTTCTGGGAGATTGAAAACAGGAAAAGGCGGAGGTGGAACGGAAGCATAATTTACAGCCTTAAAGAATACTCCTTCATGGTGCCTCTGAGGCATGGGCTGTACTTTTCAGGCGTCGTTGACAGGATAGATATATATGAAGACAGGGGACAGATTAAGGCCAGGCTCATAGACTACAAGACCAACAGGATATACAGCCAGGCAGATATTGAGCAAAAGAGGGATTATTACGCCGGGCAGCTGCTGTCATACGCCTGGGCTTTGAACCGTTTTCTGGTCTACGAAGGTAGGAAAGTGGATGTGGCTCAGGCTTTGCTGTATTTCCTGGATGGCCGCGTGGCTGTGGAAATACCGCTTGATGAGGGGTGTATGGCTGCTTTGATTGAGCAGCTTATTAGTTCGGCCCCTGCTATCCTAGGCTGCAGGCCGTTTGATGAATACGTAAAGGGGGATGGAAAGGCATGTGAGTGGTGCGCAGTGAAGGAGCTTTGCTGCATATAACTCCTACTTGACAAAACTCATACTTGTCGTATAATAAAGACAACGCAAATAATGGCAAAATGCGATGAAGAAGAGGAGTACACCTCGCTTCCCACCAGAGAGGGGGGCCCGCGGCTGAAAGGTCCCCTTGGGTAATAGAGCGGGGTGGAAGGTCGCTTCTGAGCTTTTCAGCTGAATGGCAGTAGGCTGAAACGGGACGCTACCGTTATGCGAAGGAGTGCCTGCCGGTTTGTCGGAGGTCAAAAATGCCCCCGAGGCATGTCAAATGCACTTCCGGCTTTTTGCGCGATAGAGGCGACAGAGGGCATTAAGTGTCCGCATGAAGTTGTAGGCCGGCAGGATTAAAGGTGGTACCGCGGAGCTAGGTCCTTCGTCCTTTACTGGATGAAGGATTTTTTGTTAAAGGGGAGTGTTGTGGGCTTGTTGGAGTTAAAGCATATAGACCCCGTGGGGATGGCGCTTATGTTGCTTGGCGGCATACTGGGATATGGGGCAAGGTTGATTGTGACGTATGCCCTAAAGCCGCCGCAGGAGCAGTTGATGAAGTGGACGATAGCGGTAAAATTGATGGGGCTCATTTTTGTAATACTTGCCATGCTTAAAATAATGGAGGTATTTTGAATAGGAGGGCGAGGACATGCAGGAAAAGTTGCTTGACAAGACTTACGACCCAAGTAAGGTAGAGGATCGATTATACCGCATGTGGATGGAGAAAGGGTACTTCAGGGCCGAGGTTGACTGGAGCAAGGAGCCATTTTGTGTAGTTATCCCTCCACCCAATATCACAGGGGAACTTCACATGGGACATGCTTTGAACAATACCTTGCAGGACATACTGGTCCGCTGGAGAAGGATGCAGGGGTATGTCACTTTATGGCTTCCAGGGACCGACCAT includes:
- a CDS encoding UvrD-helicase domain-containing protein, which produces MIDSVAYIRERYGLNEEQARALDTSTSMAVKAGAGSGKTRVLTQRFMRLLLENPDMDLESIVAITFTRKAAAEMKDRIRRELSKRIAESRDMDEKKRLSDLRMRISAANIDTIHGFCARLLRENFALLGLDPQFKVMDEVEAELALLKLADDVILEFLDQHQNSQKVKLIVQMLSVSFFTEKLKKGVISAFKVLRGKGWEPSEDVDGRHDHHEMQGSDITSVLEEVGMEVITALYREYSRYKDRENVLDFNDLEILTLKLLQNPHVRDYCFERFAVIMVDEFQDLNPVQKRILDLLVKKDGRIPPGRLFIVGDVKQSIYGFRGSDYTIFNDACREITESGGVEVSLKTCHRSSKTIIGFVNKVFSNILEYYEDINPWDKSQNAEYKVEVITWDYKALKEADLKDRWEAAKKLLGEEGSSQKLESILEEGYSTMLLTSRKDYKAEVVGKAVKRLVSMGFKYGDIAVLLRSRTSLVQIERALTAFGISYCILGGIGFWEAVEVIDILALYRLVFYPGDRLALFSVLRSPIFGFSDDLLVQLAQFIRNYSGSKQDLCGIFAEFVNEVKSQDLWIVKRAADVFKEISQRGSLLNTAKLLEQLIHITGYDHILAALPYGERKLRNIEKLIQIAYEFEDKGVYSARRFLDYVEALRNSAVREQEAVLDSEDSDAVKILTIHASKGLEFRAVLLPDMNSEVDFQTRRDKPLYLVDEGYNLVAIGVDEEGDYSEKANPEYQRLFEQKLKCEIEESKRLFYVAATRAREYLGLIAQKDAMGYTGSPEKLNTFMKQLAWSLQKCGELYEMVQVDANELGEHDDVQGELYKRVMNSMRGIITAGEVKGVNVDDRYILALSDHESHISGVVSISSWMKYRNCPRRFYIEEIAGIKKLNGLAVTTSYYEEYDERPSDYNFADLGIMIHRFLKEIDIINFSQSSFLSDGVFVGIDSATRAQCLKYIEGFWEIENRKRRRWNGSIIYSLKEYSFMVPLRHGLYFSGVVDRIDIYEDRGQIKARLIDYKTNRIYSQADIEQKRDYYAGQLLSYAWALNRFLVYEGRKVDVAQALLYFLDGRVAVEIPLDEGCMAALIEQLISSAPAILGCRPFDEYVKGDGKACEWCAVKELCCI
- a CDS encoding PD-(D/E)XK nuclease family protein; translated protein: MKVLYYEPYTSMRRTELIKKCIDYIRMGYTALYILPSREAMFDVRRLFIEHMGGIFNCHVIGFDDLERMIVEETAGSKKRIMDGTEKRVMLSGIMNSLSPDNFFSLVKHRPGFINQVINTIRLLKRSYTTPEQFFSKTTACRGSLLRKCMGFYEIYSKYESVKAEKHVMDIDDISFEAVSKCSEASIFNDAKVIVIDGFVNIDPVNIQLIRSIMEYFPDIEIYVNVPYKNVHNQDFLQEGIINDFMKLGFETIEQEGLQSASKFGAPYSRSDDMSEHHPNFFCFAAFPNNEGDNVELLSLAAELYSQKSRLKISKDSLRILNSPCIDHELRIAAGFIKKMIQESKIRPDKIAVVVADIKAYLDKAVRVFEEYGIPLNVKYGGKMNGMSLVKDIIALLKYVLYQEERDDCFSSMVTSMYLLPEGVLNFEGFSNARLIEMAEDALQANHHDPFSAFLAVYFDTTQDEYAKSCMKDYIDNAVSMVDKLEKYAQRFEFGIEDVGEFFANLKGYLGSLKLAGRISLLHQKGIIGTDMWFGNMKALTTVMDVLQRLEELYGRYASLKEVRYSGCDVIQHIVESLYSFDIDDAGSSSGGVKLIPPDLIRGQRYYAVFVLGLNEGVFPAVYNAVQIFDSYEANRLFELGINLMPASWELEREKIRFNACIAAARNKLYLSYRTLDEDGSVMNPSPFIDEVLSVIEDRSREHIVESQVTMRDRMAFNRQPFSLREAVKAIGTMLRNNGDTAEDLKTSICIPEILDHLKYPAYASCVEFSREFAPAFDAYDGKLNTPPELQQNMTYIISVSRINDYARCPFKYFANVMFDVDAEDQDLRSKMDISSFYHAVLKAYYQGDCDPLNPDADRFNSIFEEKLQNISLSHIPSSLKGYAVEELRNTLFKFICHDAQNMRRYYDATGCELKPALLEYPFRVGINTERGSVVISGIVDRVDVEIDRRGNFTGRYIIYDYKKRRISGLKECIEGSDFQLPLYYIGVRDVIRRASGMDDLQCMALLYYSIEKLKWDGIISKDVRSALFEGRKGPRNVPTYPNMEVILSWNLREALRMVEKMRKGHFMPPAVCPNEAFGCAYRSVCRHNEVRLSRKVGVMND